The sequence CATTCCAGGTTGAAATCCAGGTTTCATTCCAGGTTGAAATCCAGGTTGAAATCCAGATTGATTTCTATGTTGATTTCCAAATtgattttcatatttatttccttgtttattttcatgcttattttcatatttatttccaTATTGATCATCATATTGATCATCATATTCTTTATCATAGTCTTTTTTATAGTCTTTTCTatagtattttttattgtcttTGTCATAGTTTTTGTCATAGTTTTTGTCATGGTCTTTGTCATAGTCTTTGTCATGGTCTCTGTCACGGTCTCTGTCATGGTCTCTGTCACGGTCTCTGTCATGGTCTCTGTCATGGTCTCTGCCACGGTCTCTGTCATGGCCTCTGTCATGGCCTCTGTCATAGTCTTTGTCATAGTCTTTGTCATAGCCTTTATCATAGTCTTTGTCAtagtcatcatcatcatagTTATCATCATAGCCaccttcctttttataagCGTTTTTCTGTTTACCTTGATTTTGGTTGGGATTTCCGTattcttttacattttttagaatCATAGTCTGAAGTAAAATCTTGTGAATCATATTTATTAcgagaagaattttttatgttcgcCCCTGGTAAAGTTGACAGTATACTCTAAATTAGAATGTGAGCTTTTATGACTTTTATCACCGATTATTGCTTTATATTCTGAGGTAATATCATCATCATCAATCTTTACTAAATTGAATTgttctttaaatttatcatcTTTCATACAAGATTCCAAACGGCTTGTAAATTCTTTATCATCTTCATCTACTAAAcccattaattttttctttaaatattcatattcttcatttttctcagTTTG is a genomic window of Plasmodium cynomolgi strain B DNA, scaffold: 0819, whole genome shotgun sequence containing:
- a CDS encoding hypothetical protein (putative); its protein translation is MIHKILLQTMILKNVKEYGNPNQNQGKQKNAYKKEGGYDDNYDDDDYDKDYDKGYDKDYDKDYDRGHDRGHDRDRGRDHDRDHDRD